In Triticum aestivum cultivar Chinese Spring chromosome 5B, IWGSC CS RefSeq v2.1, whole genome shotgun sequence, the following proteins share a genomic window:
- the LOC123112639 gene encoding beta-glucosidase 31, with product MRTAGRMPATRTLSCVLFLLIAAASRASAAAAITKGDFPPGFVFGTGSSAYQIEGAVAEDGRKPSIWDTFTHSGYSADGATADVTADQYHKYKEDVKLLSQMGVDAYRFSIAWPRLIPDGRGAVNPKGLEYYNNLINELLSHGIQPHVTIYHFDFPQALQDEYHGMLSRKFIDDYTTYADVCFKNFGDRVKYWSTVNEPNIEPIGGYDVGFFPPQRCSSPFGISCNNGNSTTEPYIVAHHLLLAHASAASLYKEKYQAKQGGKLGLTLLCWWFEPATQTPEDIAAAARMNDFHIGWYMHPLVHRDYPPVMRKNVGSRLPSFTAEELKRVRGSFDFVGFNHYGAAYVKADLSKLDQKLRDYMGDAAVKYDTVPFLNSKNQLLFGLKMGFMSSTAWSMRKMLEHLQVKYKNPVVMIHENGAASIADPSGGNAPDDEFRSQYLQDYIEATLQSSRNGSNVQGYFVWSFLDVFEYLFGYRMGYGLYGVDFSSKERTRYQKHSAKWFAGFLHGGELRPVALPGKAYSQ from the exons ATGAGGACGGCGGGCCggatgccggcgacgaggacgcTCTCCTGCGTCCTTTTCCTACTTATCGCCGCCGCCTCTCGGGCgtccgcggcggcggcgatcacCAAGGGCGACTTCCCCCCGGGGTTCGTCTTCGGCACCGGCTCCTCCGCTTATCAG ATTGAAGGCGCGGTTGCAGAGGACGGAAGAAAACCCAGCATCTGGGATACATTCACACACTCAG GCTACTCTGCCGATGGAGCCACTGCTGATGTGACTGCAGATCAGTATCATAAGTACAAG GAAGATGTAAAGCTTTTGAGCCAGATGGGCGTGGACGCGTATAGATTTTCCATTGCCTGGCCTCGGCTTATTCCTG ATGGCCGAGGAGCTGTCAATCCAAAAGGACTGGAGTACTACAACAACCTTATCAATGAACTCCTTAGTCATG GAATTCAGCCTCACGTAACGATATATCATTTTGACTTCCCTCAGGCTCTTCAAGATGAATACCATGGGATGCTTAGTCGTAAATTCAT AGATGACTACACGACGTATGCAGATGTGTGCTTCAAGAACTTTGGCGACAGGGTGAAATACTGGAGCACTGTGAATGAGCCAAACATTGAGCCCATTGGCGGATACGATGTAGGATTCTTTCCACCACAGCGATGCTCCTCCCCCTTCGGCATCAGTTGCAACAATGGCAACTCTACCACTGAGCCCTACATAGTAGCTCACCATCTTCTGCTTGCACATGCCTCAGCAGCGTCCCTGTATAAAGAGAAGTATCAG GCCAAGCAAGGAGGAAAACTTGGACTCACATTGCTCTGCTGGTGGTTCGAGCCTGCAACACAAACACCTGAGGATATAGCAGCAGCTGCAAGGATGAATGACTTCCACATTGGATG GTATATGCATCCATTGGTGCATAGAGACTACCCACCAGTGATGAGGAAGAATGTTGGGTCCAGGCTACCATCTTTCACCGCTGAAGAGCTAAAGAGAGTGCGTGGGTCTTTTGATTTTGTCGGATTTAACCATTACGGTGCCGCTTATGTGAAGGCTGATCTTAGCAAGCTGGATCAGAAGCTGAGAGATTACATGGGTGATGCAGCCGTGAAATATGACACCG TGCCATTTTTGAACTCAAAGAACCAG CTCTTGTTTGGGTTGAAAATGGGTTTCATGTCATCAACAGCGTGGTCTATGAGGAAAATGCTGGAGCATCTGCAGGTCAAATACAAGAACCCTGTGGTCATGATCCACGAGAATG GAGCTGCCAGCATTGCTGATCCCTCTGGTGGGAACGCCCCCGACGACGAGTTCAGGTCGCAGTACCTGCAGGATTACATCGAGGCGACCCTCCAATCCAGCAG GAACGGCTCGAATGTGCAGGGCTATTTCGTATGGTCATTCCTGGACGTGTTCGAGTACCTCTTCGGCTACCGCATGGGCTATGGCCTCTACGGTGTGGACTTCAGCTCCAAGGAGAGGACGAGGTACCAGAAGCACTCCGCCAAGTGGTTCGCCGGTTTCCTCCATGGTGGTGAGCTCAGGCCGGTGGCTCTGCCCGGCAAGGCCTATTCCCAATGA
- the LOC123112643 gene encoding beta-glucosidase 31 yields MMAALSSVLLLLFVAVATPKAAATITRRDFPPGFIFGTGSSAYQIEGAVAEDGRKPSIWDTFTHSGHSVDGSNADVTADQYHKYKEDVKLLSDMGVDAYRFSIAWPRLIPDGRGAVNPKGLEYYNNLIDELLAHGIQPHVTIYHFDFPQALQDEYNGMLSPKFIDDYTAYAEVCFKNFGDRVKYWSTVNEPNIEPIGGYDQGILPPRRCSFPFGALSCDNGNSTTEPYIVAHHLLLAHASAASLYKEKYQAKQGGNIGLTLLGWWYEPATQTPEDIAAAERMNDFHIGWYMHPLVHGDYPPVMKKNVGSRLPSFTDEELKRVLGSFDFVGFNHYIAVYVKADLSKLDDELRDYMGDAAVKYDMPFLKKNQLLFGLKSDFMTSTPWALKKMLEHLQLKYKNPIVMIHENGAASIADPSAGNAPDDEFRSQYLQDYIEATLESSRNGSNVQGYFVWSFLDVFEYLFGYRMGFGLYGVDFNSEERTRYQRHSAKWFAGFLRGGELRPVALPGQAYSQ; encoded by the exons ATGATGGCGGCGCTCTCCTCCGTACTCCTCCTCCTGTTTGTCGCCGTTGCGACtccgaaggcggcggcgacgatcACCAGGCGCGACTTCCCCCCGGGGTTCATCTTCGGCACCGGCTCCTCCGCTTACCAG ATCGAAGGTGCGGTCGCAGAGGACGGGAGAAAACCCAGCATCTGGGACACGTTCACACACTCAG GCCATTCCGTCGATGGATCAAATGCTGATGTGACTGCAGATCAGTACCATAAGTACAAG GAAGATGTTAAGCTTTTGAGCGACATGGGCGTCGACGCCTACAGATTTTCCATTGCCTGGCCTCGCCTTATTCCCG ATGGCCGTGGAGCTGTCAATCCAAAGGGACTGGAGTACTACAACAATCTTATCGATGAACTCCTGGCTCATG GAATCCAGCCTCACGTCACGATATATCATTTCGACTTCCCTCAGGCTCTTCAAGACGAATACAACGGGATGCTTAGCCCCAAATTCAT AGATGATTACACGGCGTATGCAGAAGTGTGCTTCAAGAACTTTGGCGACAGGGTGAAGTACTGGAGCACTGTCAATGAGCCAAATATTGAGCCGATTGGCGGATATGACCAGGGTATCCTCCCACCGCGACGATGCTCATTCCCCTTCGGTGCCCTCAGTTGCGATAATGGCAACTCTACCACAGAGCCATACATAGTAGCACACCATCTTCTCCTTGCACATGCCTCAGCAGCGTCCCTGTATAAAGAGAAGTACCAG GCCAAGCAGGGAGGAAATATTGGACTCACATTGCTCGGTTGGTGGTACGAGCCTGCAACACAAACACCTGAGGATATAGCAGCAGCTGAAAGGATGAACGACTTTCACATCGGATG GTATATGCATCCGTTGGTGCATGGAGATTACCCCCCGGTGATGAAGAAGAATGTTGGGTCCAGGCTACCATCTTTCACCGACGAAGAACTGAAGAGGGTGCTCGGATCTTTCGATTTTGTCGGATTTAACCACTACATTGCGGTATATGTTAAGGCTGATCTTAGCAAGCTGGATGATGAGCTGAGAGATTACATGGGTGATGCAGCCGTGAAATATGACA TGCCATTTTTGAAGAAGAACCAG CTCCTGTTTGGGTTGAAAAGCGATTTCATGACATCGACACCgtgggctctgaagaaaatgctggaGCATCTCCAGCTCAAATACAAGAACCCTATAGTCATGATCCATGAGAACG GAGCTGCTAGCATTGCGGATCCTTCTGCCGGAAACGCCCCCGACGACGAGTTCAGGTCGCAGTACCTGCAGGATTACATCGAGGCGACCCTCGAATCCAGCAG GAACGGGTCGAACGTGCAGGGCTACTTCGTGTGGTCGTTTCTGGACGTGTTCGAGTATCTGTTTGGCTACCGCATGGGCTTCGGCCTCTATGGCGTCGACTTCAACTCCGAGGAGAGGACGAGGTACCAGAGGCACTCCGCCAAGTGGTTCGCCGGCTTCCTCCGTGGCGGTGAGCTCAGGCCGGTGGCTCTGCCCGGCCAGGCTTATTCGCAGTGA
- the LOC123112640 gene encoding beta-glucosidase 31: MRTAGRTPATRALSCVLFLQLAVASQGAITKGDFPPGFVFGIGSSAYQIEGAVAEDGRKPSIWDTFTHSGYSADGATADVTADQYHKYKEDVKLLSEMGVDAYRFSIAWPRLIPDGRGAVNPKGLEYYNNLINELLSHGIQPHVTIYHFDFPQALQDEYRGMLSRKFIDDYTAYADVCFKNFGDRVKYWSTVNEPNIEPIGGYDVGFFPPRRCSSPFGISCDDGNSTTEPYIVAHHLLLAHASAASLYEGKYQAKQGGKIGLTLLGWWYEPATQTPEDIAAAARMNDFHIGWYMHPLVHGDYPPLMRKNVGSRLPSFTAEELKRVRGSFDFVGFNHYGAAYVKADLSKLDQKLRDYMGDAAVKYDTTPFLNSNNQLLFGLKSGFMSSTPWALKKMLGHLQLKYKNPVVMIHENGAASIAEPSAGNAPDDKFRSQYLQDYIEATLESSRNGSNVQGYFVWSFLDVFEYLFGYRMGFGLYGVDFNSEERTRYQRHSAKWFAGFLRGGELRPVALPGKAYSQ; the protein is encoded by the exons ATGAGGACGGCGGGCcggacgccggcgacgagggcgctCTCCTGCGTCCTTTTCCTCCAACTCGCCGTCGCCTCTCAGGGGGCGATCACCAAGGGCGACTTCCCCCCGGGGTTCGTCTTCGGCATCGGCTCCTCCGCTTACCAG ATTGAAGGCGCAGTTGCAGAGGACGGAAGAAAACCCAGCATCTGGGACACGTTCACACACTCAG GCTACTCTGCTGATGGAGCCACTGCTGATGTGACTGCAGATCAGTATCATAAGTACAAG GAAGACGTAAAGCTTTTGAGCGAGATGGGCGTCGATGCGTACAGATTTTCCATTGCCTGGCCTAGGCTTATTCCTG ATGGCCGAGGAGCTGTCAATCCAAAGGGACTGGAGTACTACAACAACCTTATCAATGAACTCCTTAGTCATG GAATTCAGCCTCACGTAACAATATATCATTTCGACTTCCCTCAGGCTCTTCAAGATGAATACCGTGGGATGCTTAGTCGTAAATTCAT AGATGACTACACAGCATATGCAGATGTGTGCTTCAAGAACTTTGGCGACAGGGTGAAATACTGGAGCACCGTGAACGAGCCAAACATTGAGCCCATTGGCGGATACGATGTAGGATTCTTTCCACCACGGCGATGCTCCTCCCCCTTCGGTATCAGTTGCGACGATGGCAACTCTACCACTGAGCCCTACATAGTAGCTCACCATCTTCTGCTTGCACATGCCTCAGCAGCGTCCCTGTATGAAGGGAAGTACCAG GCCAAGCAAGGAGGAAAAATTGGACTCACATTGCTCGGCTGGTGGTACGAGCCTGCGACACAAACACCTGAGGATATAGCAGCAGCTGCAAGGATGAATGACTTCCACATTGGATG GTATATGCATCCATTGGTGCATGGAGACTACCCCCCATTGATGAGGAAGAATGTTGGGTCCAGGCTACCATCTTTCACCGCCGAAGAGCTAAAGAGAGTTCGTGGGTCTTTTGATTTTGTCGGATTTAACCACTACGGTGCCGCTTATGTGAAGGCTGATCTTAGCAAGCTGGATCAGAAGCTGAGAGATTACATGGGTGATGCAGCCGTGAAATATGACACCA CGCCATTTTTGAACTCGAACAACCAG CTCCTGTTTGGGTTGAAAAGCGGTTTCATGTCATCGACACCgtgggctctgaagaaaatgctgggGCATCTGCAGCTCAAATACAAGAACCCTGTAGTCATGATCCATGAGAACG GAGCTGCTAGCATTGCGGAGCCTTCTGCTGGGAACGCCCCCGACGACAAGTTCAGGTCGCAGTACCTGCAGGATTACATCGAGGCGACCCTCGAATCCAGCAG GAACGGGTCGAACGTGCAGGGCTACTTCGTGTGGTCATTTTTGGACGTGTTCGAGTATCTGTTCGGCTATCGCATGGGCTTTGGCCTCTATGGCGTCGACTTCAACTCCGAGGAGAGGACGAGGTACCAGAGGCACTCCGCCAAGTGGTTCGCCGGCTTCCTCCGTGGAGGCGAACTCCGGCCGGTGGCTCTGCCTGGGAAGGCCTATTCCCAGTGA